CTGCTGCTGGCTGCGGCTCGACGACGCGCCGTGGCCCGGGACGGCGGCGCCGGTCGGGCACGTGCTGGAGGTGTACGGGGGGATGACGCGCGGCGACGCCGACCTGGCGCGGCGCTGGGCGACCGGGGAGCTGCGGCGGCTCGCCGACACCGGATGGCTGCTGCTGGACGAGGACGCGGGCACGGTCCGTCCGGGCCCGCGCACGGCGCTGTGGCCGGAGGGGTCGCTGGCGTCGCTGCGCGACCTGCTGCGCCGCCTCCCCCACCCCCCGCCGTCCGCGCGGGAGGAGTCGGCCGGTGAGTGAGCTGTTCGAGGCGCTGCTGCGGCCCTACGACGAGCGGCGCCGCGCGGAACTCGTCGCGGCGTACACGGCGGTGGAGCACGCGGCGGAGCCGGTGCCGGAGGTGCGGTTCCCGGCGCTGCGCGAACCGGCGCTGCGCCGGACGGTCGAGGGGATGCTCGCGCTGAGCGGCCGGACGCTCGTCCGGTCCGAGCGGACGAAGTGGATCTCGGGCTACCGCGACGACGTCGCCGCCGAACTGGCGCGCGAGCCCGGCTGCGTGCCGTCCGTCCGGGACCGGGCCGTCCTGACGCTGGTGCTGATCCACTCGGTGGCGATCCCGCGCGCCGCCGGGCGGCTCGGCGACGACTCGTGGCTGTCGCCGTTCCCGACGCCGGTGGACGAGCTGCGCCGCCGCACCCAGCTGCCCGTCGGCGAACTCGACGCGGCGCTGCGGCGGCTGCGTCTCGCGGGGCTGGTTTCGCAGGTCAAGGCGGGCTCGGACGAGGCGGGCGGGTTCGTCCCCGGCCCGCAGTTCCACCGGCTGACGGCGGCGGCGCGGCGGCGGCTGCAGGAGGAGCTGATCCTGGCGGCCGGTCCGGACTCGCCGCTCGCGGCGGCCATCCGGGCCCGCCGCCGGAACCGGGAAAGCGACCAGGGGGAGAACGAGAGATGACGGCCGTCCTCGAACCGCTCGTGCCGGGCCCGGCACGCGACGCGCACGACATCGTCGGCGACCGGACGCTCGTCGCCGTCCAGGCGGTGAACATCTCGCGGCTGTCGACGCACCCGGTGCCGACCGTCCCCGGCACGCTGATCGTCGTGGCCGGGCAGGGCCCGAAGGACTCCAACGGCGCGGGCAAGTCGTCGTTCATCGCCGCGATCACGGCGCTGCTCGGAGACGAGCAGTGGCGGTTCGCGTCCGGGGCGCGCGCGGTCGCGGAACTGCTGTTCAACGCCGAGCTCGCGGCGCAGGGCGACAGCCGGTGGGCCAGCGCCGACCACGGCTACATCGTCGGCGTCTTCGACCACGCCGACCCGCCGGAGCCGCCCGAACGGGAGGCCGAGGACGGGCAGGACGGCGAAGACGGCGAAGACGGCGACCGGGAGACGGCGCTGACCGTCTGGCTGCGGGTGAACGTGGACGCGCCGCACCTGGAGATCCGGTGGCGGCGCGGCGTGCACCTGGCGGCGGCGCCGTCGGAGGCCGACCGCGTCGCGCTCGCCGACCGGCTGTGGGCGGGCCTGCCGCGCAGCGCGGGCCGCCGCGACCTCGTCGCGAAGGACCTGGGCCGCGTCCTGTACGGCGGGCGGGTGCGGTGCGTGTCGTTCCTGTCGACGTCCGTCCGCAGCAAGGTCGCGACGAACCTGCTGTCGCAGCCGCTCAACGAGATCACCCCCGAACGGATCTTCAGCGCGATCGCGGCGCTGACCGGCCTGGACCGGGAGCTGGAGGCCGAGCGGCGGTCCCGCGCGGAGGAGCACCGGGAGCGGGCGAAGGCCGCCGAGGCGACCGAGCGGCTCGCCGAGTGGGAGCGGGAGGCGGCGGCCCTGCTGAAGACGTTCGACCGCCGCGACCGGGCCCGCGCGGACGTCGACGCCGCGCTGCGGCACTGGCGGACCCGGCAGGCGCGGCTGCTGTCGGACGCCGCCGCGGCCGACGCCGCGCTCGCCGCCGAGCAGGAGGCGCTGCGCGCCGAGGCCGCCGAGCTGGCCGCCGCCGCGAAGGCGGCCGAGCAGGAGATGGAGCAGCTCACCGGCGGCGCGCTGGACGAGCAGGTCGGCTCCGCGGAGGCGGCGCTCGCCGAGCTGAAGGGGCGGGTGGACCGGCTCGGCGCGGACAAGGCCGTCGCGCAGGACCGCCTCGAGGAGCTGCGCCGCCGCGTCGCGCACCTGGAGGAGCGGCGCCGCGACGCCGACGGCCGCGACGAGGCCGCCGCCCGGGACGGCCTCGCCGCGGCCGAGACGCGCCGCGACGAGGCGCAGCAGGAGTTCGGCATGGCGCGCGGCGCCGTCGCCCGCGCGGAGCGCGCCCTCGCCGACGCGGAGGCGGGCGAGAGCAGCGCGCCCGCGCAGATCCGCGCGCTCGCCGCCGCCGGGATCGCGTCGGTCGGCCTGCTGGACGCGGTCGAACTGGCCCCGTCCGTCCGGGAGCGCTGGGAGGCCGCGCTGTGGCCGTACCGGGAGGCCGTCGCCGTCGGCCCGGACGACCTGGACGCGGCCGCGGTGGCGCTGAAGGAACTCCCCGGTTCGATGATCGTCCCCGCGGACGGCGACGTGGCCGCGGACGTCGCGGACACTACGCCGGACGGGCTCCCGGAGGGGGTTCGGTGCACGCTGCCGCTCACCGGGTTCTTCGCGGCGCTGGAGGGCGGCACCCCCGGGGGCGTCGTCATCGTCGGCGGGTTCCCCGAACCGGTCACCGGACGGGTCGCGCGCGTGCGGGCCTCCCGCGCGGAACTGGAGTCCGCGCAGGAGGCCCTCGAAGCCGCACGGCGGGCGACGTCCGACGGGGCCGCCGAGGTCGCCTTGGCCGGACGGCGTCTCGCGGGCGCGCGCGCAGCGGCCGAACTGGACGACGTCCGCGCGCGCATGGCGGAACTGCGCGCGGAACTGGAGGAGCTCGCGGCGGGCGAGGCCAGGCTCGGCCCCCGCCTGGGCGCGGCCGAACAGACGCTCCGGCGCCTGCAAGCGAAGGCCGACACGCGCGCGCTGGAGGTGGACCGCCTCCGGGGCCGCCGCGACGGGCACGACCGGGACCGCGACCGGGTGCGGGCGCGGTCGTCCGAGCTGTCCGACCGCCGCGCCGCGCTCGGCATCGAGGCGCTGGAGAAGGAGTGGGGCGGCTCCCGGGACGGCGCGGCCGAATGGCTGTCGGGCCTGGGCGACGACGAGTCGACGTGGACGCCCGCCGAATGGTGGCACACGGCCGAGAAGCACCTCTCGGAGGCGCTGCGCCGCGTGTTCCCCGACGGGACGTCCGACGAGGACATGCCGGAGGAAGTCCGGTTCCTGCTGCGCGAGCGGACGGACGGCGAGGGCCGCCGTACCGAGCGCGAGCAGTCGACCTTCCCCCGGCTGGTGAAGGCCCTGCGGGCGTACCTGCGCCAGCAGGAGGACTACGAGCGGCACCAGCGGCGGCAGATCGAGGTGCAGCTCTCGGCGCGCCGCGCCGACCTGGAGAAGGCGCAGAAGGGCGCGGCGGACGCCGCGGGCGCCGCCGAGGCGCACCGCACCGCGCTGACCGCCGCGATCCGCGCCCGGCTGCAGCGCGTGTCGGAGGAGTTCGAGAAGCTCGACGTGAACTACGGCGGCTACGGCGCGACGCTCGAGTTCCCGACGCCCGAGCCGCCCGGCGACCCCGAGCAGGAGTGGCGCTGGCGCGTCACGCCGAAGTGGCGGCGGTCGGACGGGCAGCGGTACGTCCCGTACAACCGGCGCGCCAACACCGCCCTGATGGACGAGAAGGCGGTCAAGCTCGTGTGCGCGGCGGCGCTCGCGAGCTCCGGCGGCGGGCGCCTGTGCCTGGTGCTGGACGAGCTGGGCCGCAACCTCGGCAAGGAGCACCGCAAGGAGGCCGTCGCGCTGTTCCGCAAGATCGGCGAGACGCACGGCATCACGGTGATCGGCGCCCTGCAGGACGACATGGAGCCGTACGCGATCGACGCCTGCGGCCAGTACGTGAAGCTGCGCCGCTCGTCCGACACGATGCCCTACAACGAGCCGCCGGTCGTCGTCGCCTACGACGAGCACGAGGAGCGCGTCCGCCGCCTCGCCGCCCAGATCTCGGCCGGGACCGGACGCGAAACCGGGGTGAACCCTGCGGACTGACCCGGCAGGATGCGGCCATGCGCACCAGCCAACGGCCCGCCGACCCCCTGCTCGCCGAGCTCGAGCCGCTGCCGCACTCCGAGCGGTGCCGCCGCCTGGCGGGCCTGCGGCGGCTCGCCGGCGACCGGGCCCTCGTCGCGCTGCTCGTCGACCTCGGCCAGCGCGGCCCGTACGAGCGGGGGCTCGCGCTGTCGATCGCGGCGGCCGTGCGGGACGAGGCGTCCCTCGAGTACATCGCCATCGTCGCGCGGATCGGACGGCCCGGGCTCGCGCGCGCCGCCGTCCGGCTGGCGGTGCGCTTCGGGACCGGCGCCGACGAGCTCCTCGACCTGCTCGCGGACGCGCCCGCGTCCGTCCGGAGGGCCGCCTGGAGCGCCGTCCGCGAGCACCGCCGCCGGGACGGCCTGGCCGACGCGCTCGTCGACCCGGTGGCGAAGCGGTGGGGCGACGCGGAGGCCGCGTCGCTGCTGCCCGCCTGCCGCCCGGACACGGTCGCGGACCGTCTCGGCACGCTCGCGCACGCCGTCCCGTCGTGGAAGGCGCTCGGGCGCGCGCACCCTGGCCTCGTCCTCGACCACGCCGAACGCGTCTCCGGCGGGACGCCCGCGGACGGCGCGCGGGACGAGCCGCCGCGGCGCCTCGCGTCCGGCATCGCGGTGGCCGCGCACCACTCCCCCGGCCGGGTCGTCACCCTGCTCGAACGTGTCCCGGGCCTGCTCCCGGCACCCGACCCGGGAAGGCACCGGCACGCCCCGCCCGCGCCGCGGCGCGACCCGCTCCCGCTGCTCGGGAAGGTGGGCGTTCTCCTGGACGCCGAACCCCGCCGGATGCTGGAGTTCCTGCTCGGGCCGCACCGCCCGGCGCTGTGGGTGCTGACGGTCACGAGGCACGCGCGTTCGGTCTGCGCGCGGCTGGCCCGGTACGGAGACGACGATCTGGCGGCGATCGCGCTGGCGGTGCAGGAGCACGCGGGGAACGCCCTGCAGCCCGCGTTGCGGAACCTGCTGCGCGCCGTCCCGCCGAGCCGCCGCGAACGTCTCTTCTCCGTGCTGCGGGCCGACGCCCGGGCACGCGGCGGGGCGACGCTTCTGATGCCGCTGCTCGACCTCCTGCCCCGCCCGGTCCGGGCGCGGCACGCGCGGAGCCTGGCGGGCTCGCCCGCCGCCATGCGACGCGACCTCCCGCTGTACGCGCACCTCCCGTACGAAGAAGCGCGGCCGTTCCTGGAGGGCATGTCCCGCGACGCGGACGGCTACCGGCGGGCGAACGGGACGGCGCTGCTCATCGCGTGCGCGGCGCGCAGCGGGGACGCCGCGACGCTCCTGCACGCCATGGACGCCCTGGACCGGGTGGAGGCGTCGAACCCGTCGCTCGGCACCGTCGTGTACGCGCTGGTGGCCGTCCCGGCCGCCGCGCTGGGCCCCGAGCAAGCGGCGAGGATCGGGCGTTTCGCCCACCGCGTCATGGACGAGCGGGACGGCGGCGGCTCGCTCATCGACCGGGCGGCGGCCGCACTGCTCCGCGCCGGGCTGGTCCGCGAGGACCCCGCCGTGCTCGCGACCGCCGCCGCACTGCTCGACCGGCGAACGGCCGCCGCACCGCACCTGGTGAACCGCACCGGCGCTCTCGGCCGCCACCTTCCGCGCGGCCGGGAACGCCTGCTGAGCGACGCCATCGCCTCGTACCTCGACGCGGACGCCCGGCGCGGCGACCACCGGTTCACGCTGATGTTCGCGGGCGCGCTGCGCCGCCGCGCCGAGGACGTCCCGTCGCTGCGGGACGCGCTCGCGCGGGCCGTCGACACCGCCGAAGGCCGGACCCGCGACAAAGCGATCGCGCGCTGGCTCGACCCGCCGCGCACGCGCGCCGAAAGGGTCGAGCACGTCGTCGCGCGGCACCCCGCGGCCGTCGCCGTCCCGTCCGTCCTGCGCGTGATCGCGACCGAACGCACCGACCTGCTCGACCTCGTCCTCACCGCCGACCTGGACGTCGCCCGCATCGACCCCGCGTGGACGCGACGCTGGACGGCCCGCCAGCGTGCTTTCCTGGCGCTTCTGGACGGGCGATCGAAAAGCGGGTGAACCCGGGCGGGGGATCCGGGAGGATGCCGGGCATGCGCGCTGACGAGCTGCTCGAAGAGAT
The nucleotide sequence above comes from Actinomadura algeriensis. Encoded proteins:
- a CDS encoding DprA-like winged helix domain-containing protein, producing the protein MSELFEALLRPYDERRRAELVAAYTAVEHAAEPVPEVRFPALREPALRRTVEGMLALSGRTLVRSERTKWISGYRDDVAAELAREPGCVPSVRDRAVLTLVLIHSVAIPRAAGRLGDDSWLSPFPTPVDELRRRTQLPVGELDAALRRLRLAGLVSQVKAGSDEAGGFVPGPQFHRLTAAARRRLQEELILAAGPDSPLAAAIRARRRNRESDQGENER
- a CDS encoding coiled-coil domain-containing protein, with amino-acid sequence MTAVLEPLVPGPARDAHDIVGDRTLVAVQAVNISRLSTHPVPTVPGTLIVVAGQGPKDSNGAGKSSFIAAITALLGDEQWRFASGARAVAELLFNAELAAQGDSRWASADHGYIVGVFDHADPPEPPEREAEDGQDGEDGEDGDRETALTVWLRVNVDAPHLEIRWRRGVHLAAAPSEADRVALADRLWAGLPRSAGRRDLVAKDLGRVLYGGRVRCVSFLSTSVRSKVATNLLSQPLNEITPERIFSAIAALTGLDRELEAERRSRAEEHRERAKAAEATERLAEWEREAAALLKTFDRRDRARADVDAALRHWRTRQARLLSDAAAADAALAAEQEALRAEAAELAAAAKAAEQEMEQLTGGALDEQVGSAEAALAELKGRVDRLGADKAVAQDRLEELRRRVAHLEERRRDADGRDEAAARDGLAAAETRRDEAQQEFGMARGAVARAERALADAEAGESSAPAQIRALAAAGIASVGLLDAVELAPSVRERWEAALWPYREAVAVGPDDLDAAAVALKELPGSMIVPADGDVAADVADTTPDGLPEGVRCTLPLTGFFAALEGGTPGGVVIVGGFPEPVTGRVARVRASRAELESAQEALEAARRATSDGAAEVALAGRRLAGARAAAELDDVRARMAELRAELEELAAGEARLGPRLGAAEQTLRRLQAKADTRALEVDRLRGRRDGHDRDRDRVRARSSELSDRRAALGIEALEKEWGGSRDGAAEWLSGLGDDESTWTPAEWWHTAEKHLSEALRRVFPDGTSDEDMPEEVRFLLRERTDGEGRRTEREQSTFPRLVKALRAYLRQQEDYERHQRRQIEVQLSARRADLEKAQKGAADAAGAAEAHRTALTAAIRARLQRVSEEFEKLDVNYGGYGATLEFPTPEPPGDPEQEWRWRVTPKWRRSDGQRYVPYNRRANTALMDEKAVKLVCAAALASSGGGRLCLVLDELGRNLGKEHRKEAVALFRKIGETHGITVIGALQDDMEPYAIDACGQYVKLRRSSDTMPYNEPPVVVAYDEHEERVRRLAAQISAGTGRETGVNPAD